A genomic window from Populus nigra chromosome 7, ddPopNigr1.1, whole genome shotgun sequence includes:
- the LOC133698282 gene encoding uncharacterized protein LOC133698282 isoform X1 codes for MEKKVAKTKTKEGLVIPGRSLVDLVFSWSIGQVLNKDRYKNQVKKIPETFMSTTHYMKSFIPALIEETRADLCSNMIMISQAPTREIFSVGMDKKNKPPGDLFYNIWFQKMRNKANGKEIYEPDVGDLLALTDVRPKDIDDLNRPGFNYLLAYVHRLSEWQDDDDKYVILSTLTSKPIQFEIEDQENKKESIIAGKGRRKTMKANVFVVYLVNMMTNIRIWRSLNSDLEGGNMNIIQNVLHTSSADGQDCSHCLSEVDRSATLSGMEETIINSSNLNDSQQDAIVSCIGLSECQHQSTVKLIWGPPGTGKTKMIGLLLFSLLKLKCRTLTCAPTNIAVLEVTSRLLRLVTDSREDDTYGLGDIILFGNGKRMKISENDDLEDIFLGHRVKVLEYCFSPSNGWKHTVGSLINLLEDPENQYRRYLENMEKKNEEGEREDQEDEMLEIEEINNKKEKDEVVNDQNKKGRNRVLLQALKDDMKKEKQKQKQKVFSHQENLTKCEEKEYKDGKVNKEDILSFEEFVKEWFKFLSAKLDILIAGLYTHLPTSIISLEVVKSMTRAVDSLSYLKPLLYSVSVGDEGLKQVLNDFENEGSSAGQFSRLSFMRNHCIQTLNSLPREFDIPNIFEVESKAARNFCLGNACLVFCTASSSAKLHTEGVTPIKLLVIDEAAQLKECESTIPLQLSGLRHAILIGDERQLPAMVQSKISEESEFGRSLFERLVILEHEKHLLNTQYRMHPSISLFPNKEFYDMLIQDASNVKERNYQKQFLQGNMYGPYSFINVANGKEQSNDGRSKKNLVEVAVVSAIVASLFEEFKMARKRMSIGVISPYNAQVYAIQQKIGNTYSTFSDFAVNVRSVDGFQGSEEDVIIISTVRCNASGSVGFLSNRQRANVALTRARYCLWILGNGATLVNSGSIWKKLVSDAKERGCFYNADEDKSLSKAIMDALLELDQLDDLLNVNFLLFRNARWKFCFSENFRKSIMKVGNEARQEVISLLAKLSSGWRQSPEERNIIVLHGTSSELLENYRVNDRLSLIWTVDIIKENKNDTQILKVWDVLSLHDLPKLARSLDAVVGNYTVNKMNRCRHKCTEGDVVVPMRWSISSGASLESSNPEIDPAEFLSQPLASLVIRDESEAPAATSRQPWRSKKDGFSSGTRGSKPRRRRTNDN; via the exons GTGAAGAAGATACCAGAGACGTTCATGTCAACAACACATTACATGAAGTCATTCATTCCCGCACTAATCGAGGAAACTCGTGCAGACTTATGCTCAAACATGATAATGATCTCCCAAGCACCTACAAGAGAAATCTTTTCAGTGGGAATGGATAAAAAGAATAAGCCTCCGGGAGACTTGTTTTATAACATCTGGTTTCAAAAAATGAGAAACAAAGCCAATGGGAAAGAAATATATGAGCCTGACGTTGGAGATCTCCTTGCTTTGACAGATGTAAGACCGAAAGACATTGATGACTTGAACAGGCCTGGGTTTAACTATCTTCTTGCATATGTTCATAGGCTATCTGAATGGCAAGATGACGACGATAAATATGTAATTTTGTCAACTCTCACATCCAAACCCATTCAATTTGAAATAGAAGACcaggaaaataaaaaggagtcTATCATTGCTGGAAAAGGAAGGCGAAAGACCATGAAAGCTAATGTCTTTGTTGTTTACCTAGTGAACATGATGACAAATATTCGTATATGGAGATCCTTGAACTCAGATCTGGAAGGAGGGAACATGAACATTATCCAGAATGTGCTTCATACTAGCTCAGCT GATGGCCAAGATTGCTCTCACTGCTTATCCGAAGTGGATAGAAGTGCTACACTTTCTGGTATGGAAGAAACCATAATCAACTCTTCCAATTTAAATGACTCGCAGCAAGATGCAATTGTAAGCTGCATTGGTCTGAGTGAATGCCAACATCAAAGTACTGTCAAACTAATTTGGGGCCCTCCGGGGACtggcaaaacaaagatgattgGTTTATTATTGTTCTCTCTCCTTAAATTGAAGTGCAGGACCCTTACATGCGCTCCAACCAATATTGCTGTGTTGGAAGTAACATCGAGACTCCTAAGGCTAGTTACAGACTCTCGTGAAGATGACACTTACGGACTTGGAGATATAATTCTATTTGGGAATGGGAAGCGAATGAAGATCTCTGAGAATGATGATCTTGAAGATATATTTCTTGGCCATCGTGTTAAAGTACTTGAATATTGCTTTAGCCCGTCGAATGGGTGGAAGCACACTGTAGGCTCATTGATAAATTTGCTTGAAGATCCTGAGAATCAGTACCGCCGGTACTTGGAAaatatggagaaaaaaaatgaggagggagagagagaggatcaGGAAGATGAAATGCTTGAAATTGAAGAGATAAACaacaagaaagagaaagatGAAGTGGTCAATGATCAAAACAAAAAGGGCAGGAACAGAGTTCTTCTTCAGGCCTTGAAAGATgacatgaaaaaggaaaaacaaaaacaaaaacaaaaggttttttCTCATCAAGAGAATCTAACAAAGTGTGAGGAAAAGGAATATAAAGATGGAAAGGTAAATAAGGAAGATATTCTCTCTTTCGAGGAATTCGTAAAGGAATGGTTCAAATTCCTTAGTGCGAAGTTGGATATTTTAATTGCAGGTTTATATACGCACTTGCCAACATCTATCATTTCATTAGAAGTGGTGAAGAGCATGACCAGAGCTGTTGATTCACTCAGCTACCTCAAACCCTTGTTGTATAGTGTTAGTGTTGGAGATGAAGGTTTAAAACAAGTCCTCAACGATTTTGAAAATGAAGGAAGCAGCGCTGGTCAATTTTCCCGGTTGTCCTTTATGAGAAACCATTGTATTCAGACCCTGAATTCACTTCCTCGAGAATTTGACATTCCCAATATTTTTGAAGTTGAAAGTAAAGCAGCCAGAAACTTTTGCTTGGGAAATGCGTGTCTGGTTTTCTGTACTGCTTCAAGCTCTGCCAAGTTGCACACAGAAGGAGTGACACCGATAAAATTGTTGGTTATTGATGAAGCTGCCCAGCTTAAAGAATGTGAATCGACTATTCCATTGCAACTTTCTGGTCTTCGCCATGCCATTCTTATAGGTGACGAGCGCCAACTTCCTGCCATGGTTCAAAGCAAG ATTTCCGAGGAATCTGAATTCGGGAGGAGTTTGTTTGAGAGATTGGTAATACTGGAACACGAGAAACACCTTCTGAATACGCAGTATAGGATGCACCCATCTATAAGCTTATTCCCAAATAAAGAGTTCTATGATATGCTAATTCAGGATGCTTCAAAtgtcaaagaaagaaattatcAGAAACAATTCCTTCAAGGCAATATGTATGGCCCTTACTCATTTATTAATGTAGCCAATGGGAAAGAGCAATCCAATGACGGCCGCAGCAAGAAAAATTTGGTCGAGGTTGCTGTAGTTTCAGCAATAGTTGCAAGCCTTTTTGAAG AATTTAAAATGGCAAGAAAGAGGATGAGCATAGGAGTCATATCACCATACAATGCTCAAGTGTAtgcaattcaacaaaaaattgGAAATACTTACAGTACATTTAGTGACTTTGCTGTAAATGTTCGGTCTGTCGATGGATTTCAAGGCAGCGAGGAGGATGTTATCATTATCTCCACAGTCAGATGCAATGCAAGTGGATCAGTGGGTTTTCTTTCCAATCGCCAAAGGGCAAATGTTGCGCTGACCCGTGCACG GTACTGCCTCTGGATACTGGGAAATGGAGCAACTCTTGTCAACAGTGGCTCTATTTGGAAGAAATTGGTTAGTGACGCGAAGGAACGAGGGTGTTTCTACAATGCTGATGAGGATAAAAGCTTATCCAAGGCAATAATGGATGCCTTGTTAGAGTTGGACCAACTTGATGATTTGTTGAATGTCAATTTTCTACTGTTCAGAAATGCAAGATGGAAG TTTTGCTTCAGTGAAAACTTTCGGAAATCTATTATGAAAGTGGGAAATGAGGCTCGTCAGGAagtgatttctttgttggcaaagCTTTCAAGTGGCTGGCGTCAATCTCCTGAAGAGAGAAACATCATTGTCCTACACGGAACTTCTTCTGAACTGTTAGAAAATTACAGAGTCAATGACCGGCTCAGTCTCATTTGGACAGTGGATATaatcaaggaaaacaaaaacgacACTCAAATTCTTAAGGTTTGGGATGTTTTATCATTACATGATTTACCGAAACTAGCAAGGAGCCTCGATGCTGTCGTTGGAAATTATACAGTGAATAAGATGAACCGCTGCAGACACAAATGCACAGAAGG GGATGTGGTTGTTCCAATGAGATGGTCAATAAGTTCCGGTGCCTCTCTGGAGAGTAGTAATCCTGAAATCGATCCTGCAGAATTTCTGTCACAACCATTAGCTTCACTTGTTATCAGGGATGAATCAGAAGCACCAGCAGCAACTAGTAG ACAGCCCTGGAGGTCTAAGAAAGATGGATTTAGCAGTGGAACAAGGGGATCAAAACCTAGGCGGCGAAGGACAAATGATAATTAA
- the LOC133698282 gene encoding uncharacterized protein LOC133698282 isoform X2: MEKTEEKLVAGRSLVDLVFSWSIGDVLNKDLYRNQVKKIPETFMSTTHYMKSFIPALIEETRADLCSNMIMISQAPTREIFSVGMDKKNKPPGDLFYNIWFQKMRNKANGKEIYEPDVGDLLALTDVRPKDIDDLNRPGFNYLLAYVHRLSEWQDDDDKYVILSTLTSKPIQFEIEDQENKKESIIAGKGRRKTMKANVFVVYLVNMMTNIRIWRSLNSDLEGGNMNIIQNVLHTSSADGQDCSHCLSEVDRSATLSGMEETIINSSNLNDSQQDAIVSCIGLSECQHQSTVKLIWGPPGTGKTKMIGLLLFSLLKLKCRTLTCAPTNIAVLEVTSRLLRLVTDSREDDTYGLGDIILFGNGKRMKISENDDLEDIFLGHRVKVLEYCFSPSNGWKHTVGSLINLLEDPENQYRRYLENMEKKNEEGEREDQEDEMLEIEEINNKKEKDEVVNDQNKKGRNRVLLQALKDDMKKEKQKQKQKVFSHQENLTKCEEKEYKDGKVNKEDILSFEEFVKEWFKFLSAKLDILIAGLYTHLPTSIISLEVVKSMTRAVDSLSYLKPLLYSVSVGDEGLKQVLNDFENEGSSAGQFSRLSFMRNHCIQTLNSLPREFDIPNIFEVESKAARNFCLGNACLVFCTASSSAKLHTEGVTPIKLLVIDEAAQLKECESTIPLQLSGLRHAILIGDERQLPAMVQSKISEESEFGRSLFERLVILEHEKHLLNTQYRMHPSISLFPNKEFYDMLIQDASNVKERNYQKQFLQGNMYGPYSFINVANGKEQSNDGRSKKNLVEVAVVSAIVASLFEEFKMARKRMSIGVISPYNAQVYAIQQKIGNTYSTFSDFAVNVRSVDGFQGSEEDVIIISTVRCNASGSVGFLSNRQRANVALTRARYCLWILGNGATLVNSGSIWKKLVSDAKERGCFYNADEDKSLSKAIMDALLELDQLDDLLNVNFLLFRNARWKFCFSENFRKSIMKVGNEARQEVISLLAKLSSGWRQSPEERNIIVLHGTSSELLENYRVNDRLSLIWTVDIIKENKNDTQILKVWDVLSLHDLPKLARSLDAVVGNYTVNKMNRCRHKCTEGDVVVPMRWSISSGASLESSNPEIDPAEFLSQPLASLVIRDESEAPAATSRQPWRSKKDGFSSGTRGSKPRRRRTNDN, translated from the exons ATGGAGAAAACTGAAGAAAAATTAGTAGCTGGTAGAAGCTTGGTAGATTTGGTGTTCTCTTGGTCTATCGGGGATGTACTCAACAAAGATCTTTACAGAAACCAG GTGAAGAAGATACCAGAGACGTTCATGTCAACAACACATTACATGAAGTCATTCATTCCCGCACTAATCGAGGAAACTCGTGCAGACTTATGCTCAAACATGATAATGATCTCCCAAGCACCTACAAGAGAAATCTTTTCAGTGGGAATGGATAAAAAGAATAAGCCTCCGGGAGACTTGTTTTATAACATCTGGTTTCAAAAAATGAGAAACAAAGCCAATGGGAAAGAAATATATGAGCCTGACGTTGGAGATCTCCTTGCTTTGACAGATGTAAGACCGAAAGACATTGATGACTTGAACAGGCCTGGGTTTAACTATCTTCTTGCATATGTTCATAGGCTATCTGAATGGCAAGATGACGACGATAAATATGTAATTTTGTCAACTCTCACATCCAAACCCATTCAATTTGAAATAGAAGACcaggaaaataaaaaggagtcTATCATTGCTGGAAAAGGAAGGCGAAAGACCATGAAAGCTAATGTCTTTGTTGTTTACCTAGTGAACATGATGACAAATATTCGTATATGGAGATCCTTGAACTCAGATCTGGAAGGAGGGAACATGAACATTATCCAGAATGTGCTTCATACTAGCTCAGCT GATGGCCAAGATTGCTCTCACTGCTTATCCGAAGTGGATAGAAGTGCTACACTTTCTGGTATGGAAGAAACCATAATCAACTCTTCCAATTTAAATGACTCGCAGCAAGATGCAATTGTAAGCTGCATTGGTCTGAGTGAATGCCAACATCAAAGTACTGTCAAACTAATTTGGGGCCCTCCGGGGACtggcaaaacaaagatgattgGTTTATTATTGTTCTCTCTCCTTAAATTGAAGTGCAGGACCCTTACATGCGCTCCAACCAATATTGCTGTGTTGGAAGTAACATCGAGACTCCTAAGGCTAGTTACAGACTCTCGTGAAGATGACACTTACGGACTTGGAGATATAATTCTATTTGGGAATGGGAAGCGAATGAAGATCTCTGAGAATGATGATCTTGAAGATATATTTCTTGGCCATCGTGTTAAAGTACTTGAATATTGCTTTAGCCCGTCGAATGGGTGGAAGCACACTGTAGGCTCATTGATAAATTTGCTTGAAGATCCTGAGAATCAGTACCGCCGGTACTTGGAAaatatggagaaaaaaaatgaggagggagagagagaggatcaGGAAGATGAAATGCTTGAAATTGAAGAGATAAACaacaagaaagagaaagatGAAGTGGTCAATGATCAAAACAAAAAGGGCAGGAACAGAGTTCTTCTTCAGGCCTTGAAAGATgacatgaaaaaggaaaaacaaaaacaaaaacaaaaggttttttCTCATCAAGAGAATCTAACAAAGTGTGAGGAAAAGGAATATAAAGATGGAAAGGTAAATAAGGAAGATATTCTCTCTTTCGAGGAATTCGTAAAGGAATGGTTCAAATTCCTTAGTGCGAAGTTGGATATTTTAATTGCAGGTTTATATACGCACTTGCCAACATCTATCATTTCATTAGAAGTGGTGAAGAGCATGACCAGAGCTGTTGATTCACTCAGCTACCTCAAACCCTTGTTGTATAGTGTTAGTGTTGGAGATGAAGGTTTAAAACAAGTCCTCAACGATTTTGAAAATGAAGGAAGCAGCGCTGGTCAATTTTCCCGGTTGTCCTTTATGAGAAACCATTGTATTCAGACCCTGAATTCACTTCCTCGAGAATTTGACATTCCCAATATTTTTGAAGTTGAAAGTAAAGCAGCCAGAAACTTTTGCTTGGGAAATGCGTGTCTGGTTTTCTGTACTGCTTCAAGCTCTGCCAAGTTGCACACAGAAGGAGTGACACCGATAAAATTGTTGGTTATTGATGAAGCTGCCCAGCTTAAAGAATGTGAATCGACTATTCCATTGCAACTTTCTGGTCTTCGCCATGCCATTCTTATAGGTGACGAGCGCCAACTTCCTGCCATGGTTCAAAGCAAG ATTTCCGAGGAATCTGAATTCGGGAGGAGTTTGTTTGAGAGATTGGTAATACTGGAACACGAGAAACACCTTCTGAATACGCAGTATAGGATGCACCCATCTATAAGCTTATTCCCAAATAAAGAGTTCTATGATATGCTAATTCAGGATGCTTCAAAtgtcaaagaaagaaattatcAGAAACAATTCCTTCAAGGCAATATGTATGGCCCTTACTCATTTATTAATGTAGCCAATGGGAAAGAGCAATCCAATGACGGCCGCAGCAAGAAAAATTTGGTCGAGGTTGCTGTAGTTTCAGCAATAGTTGCAAGCCTTTTTGAAG AATTTAAAATGGCAAGAAAGAGGATGAGCATAGGAGTCATATCACCATACAATGCTCAAGTGTAtgcaattcaacaaaaaattgGAAATACTTACAGTACATTTAGTGACTTTGCTGTAAATGTTCGGTCTGTCGATGGATTTCAAGGCAGCGAGGAGGATGTTATCATTATCTCCACAGTCAGATGCAATGCAAGTGGATCAGTGGGTTTTCTTTCCAATCGCCAAAGGGCAAATGTTGCGCTGACCCGTGCACG GTACTGCCTCTGGATACTGGGAAATGGAGCAACTCTTGTCAACAGTGGCTCTATTTGGAAGAAATTGGTTAGTGACGCGAAGGAACGAGGGTGTTTCTACAATGCTGATGAGGATAAAAGCTTATCCAAGGCAATAATGGATGCCTTGTTAGAGTTGGACCAACTTGATGATTTGTTGAATGTCAATTTTCTACTGTTCAGAAATGCAAGATGGAAG TTTTGCTTCAGTGAAAACTTTCGGAAATCTATTATGAAAGTGGGAAATGAGGCTCGTCAGGAagtgatttctttgttggcaaagCTTTCAAGTGGCTGGCGTCAATCTCCTGAAGAGAGAAACATCATTGTCCTACACGGAACTTCTTCTGAACTGTTAGAAAATTACAGAGTCAATGACCGGCTCAGTCTCATTTGGACAGTGGATATaatcaaggaaaacaaaaacgacACTCAAATTCTTAAGGTTTGGGATGTTTTATCATTACATGATTTACCGAAACTAGCAAGGAGCCTCGATGCTGTCGTTGGAAATTATACAGTGAATAAGATGAACCGCTGCAGACACAAATGCACAGAAGG GGATGTGGTTGTTCCAATGAGATGGTCAATAAGTTCCGGTGCCTCTCTGGAGAGTAGTAATCCTGAAATCGATCCTGCAGAATTTCTGTCACAACCATTAGCTTCACTTGTTATCAGGGATGAATCAGAAGCACCAGCAGCAACTAGTAG ACAGCCCTGGAGGTCTAAGAAAGATGGATTTAGCAGTGGAACAAGGGGATCAAAACCTAGGCGGCGAAGGACAAATGATAATTAA